One window from the genome of Methyloradius palustris encodes:
- a CDS encoding c-type cytochrome: protein MLKLLSILMLLLTPWLAEAADVKFVSTLDGKPLSIPADVVDSPAAKDFMASGKNSYIGNADAIKAGKKIFQLYSCTACHGAHAEGAVGPNLTDDKWNYAKNVNDQGIFETIWGGTAGGMGAKGKGLMLPDDPTQGLTVDEVLKVVAFIRSNAH, encoded by the coding sequence ATGTTGAAGCTATTATCTATATTAATGCTGTTGCTTACGCCCTGGTTGGCTGAAGCAGCGGATGTGAAGTTTGTATCAACTCTGGATGGCAAGCCACTTTCGATTCCAGCAGATGTGGTGGATAGCCCAGCCGCCAAGGACTTCATGGCGAGCGGTAAGAATAGCTATATCGGCAATGCCGATGCTATCAAGGCTGGCAAGAAGATATTCCAACTATATAGCTGCACAGCTTGCCACGGTGCGCATGCTGAAGGCGCCGTGGGCCCTAACCTGACCGATGACAAATGGAACTACGCCAAAAACGTTAATGACCAAGGCATCTTTGAAACCATCTGGGGCGGTACTGCTGGTGGTATGGGTGCTAAAGGCAAAGGTTTGATGTTGCCGGATGACCCAACTCAGGGCTTGACCGTAGATGAGGTGTTGAAAGTAGTGGCTTTTATCCGCAGTAACGCGCACTAA
- the mqo gene encoding malate dehydrogenase (quinone): MSETTVDILLVGGGVMSATLGLLLKQLEPSLKIMMVEKLDQVALESSDGWNNAGTGHAGYCELNYTPLNANGEVDINRALAINSAFETSLQFWSHLVKTKVIASPKDFINPTPHASFVWGEENVEFLRQRHAALSAHHLFADMEFTEDSAVLKEWMPLVMAKRHTKEKMAATRVAYGSDIDFGALTRHMVNTLQTSDGFELLTGHQVDTFRHKHNHRWEIRIEDIKSGKKKKVNAGFVFLGAGGGALPLLQKSRIHEGKGYGGFPVSGQWLVCQNPEIIGQHFAKVYGKAPLGAPPMSVPHLDTRIINGKRALLFGPYAGFTTKFLKTGSILDLISSVKTGNLKSMFKAGLHNRDLTKYLVGEVFQTHKERVNALRHFLPQAKESDWVLANAGQRVQIIKNCDQKGGKLEFGTEIVAAKDGSLAALLGASPGASTSVEAMIQVIERCFSSKLSEGWQARLKEMIPSYGESLIEDKALLKKVRKQTLKTLQLSGS; this comes from the coding sequence ATGTCTGAAACTACCGTAGATATATTGCTAGTTGGGGGTGGCGTGATGAGTGCCACGCTGGGCTTATTGCTTAAGCAGCTTGAGCCATCATTAAAAATCATGATGGTGGAAAAGCTGGATCAGGTAGCGCTTGAAAGTTCAGATGGCTGGAACAACGCAGGCACAGGCCATGCGGGCTATTGCGAGCTTAATTACACACCATTAAATGCCAATGGCGAAGTGGACATCAACCGCGCCTTGGCGATCAATTCGGCGTTTGAAACCTCGCTGCAATTCTGGTCGCACCTGGTTAAAACCAAAGTCATCGCTTCACCTAAAGACTTTATCAACCCTACGCCACACGCCAGCTTTGTGTGGGGTGAAGAGAATGTTGAGTTTTTGCGCCAACGCCATGCAGCATTAAGCGCGCACCATCTGTTTGCTGATATGGAATTCACTGAAGACTCTGCCGTGCTTAAAGAGTGGATGCCGCTGGTAATGGCCAAGCGCCATACCAAAGAGAAAATGGCGGCAACGCGCGTGGCTTATGGCTCGGATATCGACTTCGGCGCCCTCACCCGCCACATGGTGAACACTCTACAAACCAGTGATGGTTTTGAACTGCTGACAGGCCATCAAGTGGATACTTTCAGGCATAAACACAACCACCGCTGGGAAATCCGCATAGAAGATATTAAGAGCGGCAAAAAGAAAAAAGTGAACGCGGGCTTTGTATTCCTCGGTGCTGGCGGTGGCGCCCTGCCCTTGCTGCAAAAATCACGCATCCACGAAGGCAAAGGTTATGGTGGCTTCCCCGTCAGCGGGCAATGGCTGGTTTGCCAGAACCCAGAAATCATAGGCCAGCACTTTGCCAAGGTGTATGGCAAAGCACCGCTTGGTGCGCCGCCCATGTCAGTGCCACATCTGGATACCCGCATCATCAATGGCAAACGCGCACTGCTGTTCGGCCCCTATGCTGGCTTCACCACCAAATTCCTGAAAACAGGGTCGATACTCGACCTGATTTCATCGGTCAAAACTGGCAACCTGAAGTCCATGTTCAAGGCTGGCTTGCATAATCGTGACTTGACCAAATACCTGGTCGGCGAAGTGTTCCAGACCCATAAAGAACGCGTGAATGCCCTGCGCCATTTTCTGCCTCAAGCGAAAGAGAGTGACTGGGTGCTGGCGAATGCCGGACAACGCGTGCAGATCATCAAGAACTGTGACCAGAAAGGCGGCAAGCTCGAATTCGGCACTGAGATCGTTGCCGCTAAAGATGGCTCGCTGGCTGCACTACTAGGTGCATCACCAGGTGCCTCCACATCGGTAGAAGCGATGATTCAGGTGATTGAACGCTGTTTTTCATCCAAGCTATCTGAAGGTTGGCAGGCAAGACTGAAAGAGATGATTCCGTCTTATGGTGAATCGCTGATTGAAGATAAAGCACTGCTGAAGAAAGTACGGAAACAGACTCTCAAGACTTTACAATTGAGTGGTTCATAA
- a CDS encoding methanol/ethanol family PQQ-dependent dehydrogenase: MRTHQLKLAVGAGLLSLICNSAFAEDDLSKLMQDDNQWASQRKDYANTGYSRLSQINKGNVGHLKQAWTFATGVNRGHEGAPLVVNDIMYVHTAFPNNVYALDLNDNQKIIWSYFPKQDPSVQALLCCDNVNRGLGYGDGKILLQQNDGTLIAFNAKDGTKVWEVKVVDVKKGESNTNAPHVFKDKVITGMSGGEYGVRGFITAYNIKDGSLAWRAYSNGPDTDVMIGKDFNKENPHYSALSVYEDVSGGNVEGGSFKALDKSKLKFPEADLGVKTWLKPQAIKNGWEHGGGSTWGWYSYDPTLNLMYYGTGNPGTWNPDVRPGDNKWSMTIFARDLDTGAARWGYQMTPHDEWDYDGMNETVLWEAQGKKLATHFDRNGFGYTFDRTNGTLIVAEKMNKFVNWASKIDLASGVPQKDPKFSTHQDYDAKGICPSALGVKDEQPSAYSPKTGMFYVPLNHVCMTYEPVESKYVAGQPWVGSTLTMFAGPEGVMGGFMAWDGLKGKSVWYNKEKFSAWGGALVTSSDIVFYGTLDRWFKAVDAKTGKELWKMQVGSGIVGNAITWSHKGKQYVGVLSGIGGWAGVAMNLGLNNDTDGLGAAGGYRELTKWNAAPGGGAMNVFSL; encoded by the coding sequence TTGAGAACACATCAATTAAAACTAGCAGTAGGTGCTGGTTTGCTTAGTCTGATCTGCAATTCTGCTTTTGCAGAAGATGACCTGAGCAAGCTTATGCAAGACGATAACCAATGGGCAAGCCAGCGTAAAGATTATGCGAATACTGGCTACAGCCGTTTGTCACAAATCAACAAAGGCAATGTCGGCCATTTAAAACAGGCCTGGACGTTTGCCACTGGTGTTAACCGTGGCCATGAGGGTGCGCCTCTGGTTGTTAATGACATTATGTACGTTCATACCGCATTCCCTAACAACGTATATGCCCTGGATTTGAACGATAACCAGAAGATCATCTGGTCATACTTTCCAAAGCAAGACCCTTCAGTTCAGGCTTTGTTGTGCTGTGACAACGTAAATCGTGGTCTTGGATATGGTGATGGCAAGATTTTGCTGCAGCAGAACGATGGTACTTTAATCGCCTTCAATGCCAAAGATGGCACCAAGGTTTGGGAAGTTAAAGTAGTTGATGTTAAAAAAGGTGAATCAAACACCAACGCCCCACATGTGTTCAAAGATAAAGTCATCACCGGTATGTCCGGCGGTGAATATGGTGTTCGTGGTTTTATTACGGCCTACAACATCAAGGACGGTTCACTTGCTTGGCGTGCCTACAGTAACGGCCCTGATACTGATGTCATGATTGGTAAAGACTTCAATAAAGAGAACCCACACTACAGCGCATTATCTGTTTATGAAGATGTGAGCGGTGGCAATGTTGAAGGCGGCTCTTTCAAAGCGCTGGATAAATCCAAGCTTAAGTTTCCAGAAGCTGACTTGGGTGTTAAAACTTGGCTCAAGCCACAAGCCATTAAGAATGGCTGGGAGCACGGTGGTGGCTCGACTTGGGGCTGGTATTCATATGACCCAACGTTGAACCTGATGTACTACGGCACTGGCAATCCTGGCACCTGGAACCCAGATGTACGCCCTGGTGACAACAAATGGTCCATGACAATTTTTGCTCGTGACTTGGATACTGGCGCTGCACGCTGGGGTTACCAGATGACACCACATGACGAGTGGGATTACGACGGCATGAATGAAACTGTGCTGTGGGAAGCGCAAGGCAAGAAACTGGCGACCCATTTTGATCGCAATGGCTTCGGTTATACCTTTGATCGCACCAACGGTACTTTGATTGTGGCTGAGAAGATGAATAAGTTTGTTAACTGGGCGAGCAAGATCGACTTGGCTTCAGGCGTGCCACAGAAAGACCCTAAGTTCTCAACACACCAAGATTACGACGCCAAGGGCATTTGTCCATCAGCGCTGGGTGTTAAGGACGAACAGCCTTCAGCGTACTCGCCAAAAACAGGCATGTTCTACGTACCGCTTAACCACGTTTGCATGACCTATGAACCGGTGGAGTCCAAGTACGTTGCTGGTCAGCCATGGGTAGGTTCAACCCTCACCATGTTTGCAGGGCCTGAAGGTGTAATGGGCGGTTTCATGGCTTGGGATGGCCTCAAAGGCAAGTCTGTTTGGTACAACAAAGAGAAGTTCTCAGCCTGGGGCGGCGCACTTGTAACCTCTAGCGACATCGTGTTCTACGGCACGCTGGATCGCTGGTTCAAGGCAGTTGATGCCAAGACTGGTAAGGAGTTGTGGAAGATGCAGGTAGGTTCAGGCATCGTCGGCAATGCCATTACTTGGAGCCATAAAGGCAAACAGTATGTTGGCGTGCTCTCAGGTATCGGTGGCTGGGCTGGTGTTGCCATGAACCTGGGTCTCAATAACGATACTGATGGCCTTGGTGCTGCTGGTGGTTATCGTGAGCTGACCAAGTGGAACGCTGCCCCAGGCGGCGGTGCCATGAACGTATTTAGTCTATAA
- a CDS encoding sigma-54-dependent Fis family transcriptional regulator: MPNSVIDKSQIIRDARETFLSGGKLQKGIVAEEIIRSWERSLANGIDATANSRSQVLTVAELKQRREQHHQLLAYAQPEMATLNEQIAHTRSMVILTDDEGVILHSLGDNHFLTDPQKIALSAGASWHENERGTNAIGTALMEAAPMTVQGAEHFIERNHILSCSAVPIFGIRNELLGTLDVSNDFLIPQQHTLALVKMAAQMIENRLFSASCQGDIALHFHARPEFIGTLWEGIAVFNGDGRLLAINRSGQFQLGFDSELMKNRAVYFQDIFEPTLNSLSSGHLVFPIKLSNGARLYARADSSQSKVSAQPLPVTNNKPAKRDCAANLEMLNTGDSRLAKAISQVQRVLDQDIAILIEGETGVGKELFARAIHEASSRQDGPWVAVNCAALPEGLIESELFGYEEGAFTGARRKGSAGKLEQANGGTLFLDEIGDMPLALQSRLLRVLQERSVTPLGSSKSKPLDFMLISATNQKLRENVEKGVFRRDLYYRLNGLNVSLPALRERSDLGALISLIMEIEQASKANISPSIMSLFRQHPWPGNIRQLHNVLKTALALSGGETINESHLSDDFLEEMSQINTSEPQASMSALNSELVRTTLHKHAGNVSAAARELGISRNTFYRKMNDQ; the protein is encoded by the coding sequence ATGCCTAATTCGGTCATTGATAAATCGCAAATCATACGAGATGCGCGCGAGACTTTTCTCAGCGGCGGCAAGCTACAAAAAGGCATAGTCGCTGAAGAAATCATTCGCTCTTGGGAGCGCTCTCTCGCTAACGGTATTGATGCTACAGCCAACAGCCGCAGCCAAGTATTAACCGTGGCTGAACTCAAGCAACGCCGCGAACAACATCATCAGTTGCTGGCCTATGCCCAACCTGAAATGGCTACGCTGAATGAGCAGATCGCACATACGCGCAGCATGGTGATTTTGACGGATGACGAAGGCGTGATTTTGCATAGCCTGGGCGATAACCACTTCCTCACTGATCCGCAAAAAATTGCGCTGAGCGCAGGCGCTTCGTGGCATGAGAATGAACGCGGCACTAATGCGATTGGCACGGCATTGATGGAAGCTGCGCCAATGACAGTACAAGGCGCGGAGCATTTTATTGAACGTAATCACATCCTGAGCTGTTCTGCAGTTCCAATCTTTGGCATTAGAAACGAATTACTGGGCACGCTGGATGTTTCAAATGATTTCCTGATTCCGCAGCAACATACGCTGGCCTTGGTAAAAATGGCTGCGCAGATGATAGAAAACCGCCTGTTTAGCGCCAGTTGCCAAGGTGATATCGCCCTGCACTTTCACGCCAGGCCAGAATTCATCGGCACACTATGGGAAGGCATTGCCGTTTTCAATGGCGATGGCCGATTGCTGGCGATTAACCGCAGCGGACAGTTCCAGCTTGGTTTTGATAGCGAATTGATGAAAAATCGCGCAGTCTATTTCCAGGATATATTCGAGCCCACACTCAACAGCTTAAGCAGCGGCCACCTCGTATTCCCGATTAAGCTAAGCAATGGCGCACGCCTGTATGCGCGTGCTGATAGTAGTCAAAGCAAAGTATCAGCCCAGCCTCTTCCCGTCACAAACAACAAGCCTGCAAAACGTGATTGCGCCGCCAATCTGGAGATGCTGAATACTGGCGATAGCCGCTTGGCTAAAGCCATCAGCCAAGTGCAACGTGTACTAGACCAAGATATTGCGATTCTGATTGAAGGCGAAACCGGCGTAGGCAAAGAGCTATTTGCACGCGCCATCCACGAAGCCAGTAGTCGCCAGGATGGCCCCTGGGTTGCAGTCAACTGTGCTGCACTGCCTGAAGGTCTGATTGAATCCGAGTTATTTGGTTATGAAGAAGGCGCGTTTACTGGCGCGCGGCGCAAAGGCAGTGCTGGCAAGCTGGAACAAGCCAATGGCGGCACGCTATTTCTGGATGAAATCGGCGACATGCCGCTGGCGTTGCAATCACGTCTCTTACGCGTATTGCAAGAACGCAGCGTGACGCCGCTGGGCAGCAGCAAATCAAAACCTCTCGATTTCATGCTAATCAGTGCTACCAACCAGAAGCTACGCGAGAATGTAGAAAAAGGAGTGTTCAGGCGCGACCTCTATTACCGCTTAAATGGCCTTAATGTGAGTTTGCCTGCTTTGCGCGAACGCAGTGATCTCGGCGCATTGATCAGCTTGATTATGGAAATCGAACAGGCTAGCAAAGCCAACATCAGCCCTTCTATTATGTCGCTGTTCAGGCAGCACCCATGGCCAGGTAATATTCGCCAGCTACACAATGTATTGAAAACCGCGCTGGCTTTGTCTGGTGGCGAGACTATTAATGAATCGCATTTATCAGATGATTTTCTTGAGGAAATGAGCCAGATCAACACCAGTGAGCCGCAGGCTTCCATGTCTGCACTCAATAGCGAGCTGGTGAGAACAACCCTGCACAAACATGCTGGTAATGTCTCGGCAGCGGCTCGCGAACTGGGGATTAGCCGCAACACCTTTTACCGCAAGATGAACGACCAATAA